The following are from one region of the Oryzias melastigma strain HK-1 linkage group LG22, ASM292280v2, whole genome shotgun sequence genome:
- the LOC112149959 gene encoding transformer-2 protein homolog alpha has translation MSDTEKDFKKEDSRGHSRSASPRGSAKSTSHSPARSKDGSRHSRSRSRSRSRSKSRSRSHRSSRRRYSRSRSHSRRRRSRSRSRSSDYRRRHRSHSRSPMSNRRRHIGNRGNPDPSICLGVFGLSLYTTERDLREVFSKYGPLSEVNIVYDQQSRRSRGFAFVYFENPEDSKEAKEQANGMELDGRRIRVDYSITKRAHTPTPGIYMGRPTYGGGGGGGGGGSGGGGGSRRGSRDYDRGYDRGYDRGYDRGYDRDYDRYDDREYRSYRRRSPSPYYSRGYRSRSRSYSPRHY, from the exons ATGAGTGACACCgaaaaagattttaagaagGAG GATTCGAGAGGTCACTCGAGGAGTGCTTCCCCTCGGGGTTCTGCTAAATCAACTAGCCACTCACCAGCACGCTCCAAAGATGGTTCTCGTCATTCGAGGTCCAGGTCTCGATCCCGGTCAAGATCAAAATCTAG gtCTCGGTCTCATCGCAGTTCACGCAGACGCTACTCCCGTTCTCGTTCCCATTCCCGTCGTCGGCGTTCCAGAAGCCGATCTCGTAGCTCAGACTACCGACGGCGCCATAGGAGCCATAGCCGTTCTCCGATGTCAAATCGCCGCAGACATATTGGCAACAGG GGGAACCCTGACCCCAGCATCTGTCTTGGTGTGTTTGGTCTGAGCCTTTACACCACTGAGAGAGACCTGCGGGAAGTTTTCTCCAAGTACGGCCCACTGAGTGAAGTGAACATAGTTTATGACCAACAGTCTCGTCGCTCGAGAGGGTTTGCCTTTGTCTACTTTGAAAATCCTGAGGATTCCAAAGAA GCAAAGGAGCAAGCTAACGGAATGGAACTGGATGGGCGCAGGATCCGAGTGGATTATTCCATTACCAAACGAGCCCACACGCCAACACCTGGAATCTACATGGGACGTCCCACATA TGGCGGAGGCGGCGGCGGTGGAGGTGGTGGCAGTGGTGGTGGCGGCGGCTCTCGTCGTGGCTCAAGAGATTATGACAGAGGGTATGACAGGGGCTACGACAGAGGTTATGATAGAGGGTATGATCGGGACTATGATCGATATGATGATCGGGAGTACCGATCATACAG GCGCAGATCTCCATCTCCATATTACAGCAGGGGATACCGATCCAGATCTCGATCTTACTCACCAC gtCACTACTGA